From the Primulina tabacum isolate GXHZ01 chromosome 15, ASM2559414v2, whole genome shotgun sequence genome, one window contains:
- the LOC142527566 gene encoding putative ribosome-binding factor A, chloroplastic encodes MTHLQIHRSPVAPPCSIANLSPWFCRISSFSLLKTSPRGISTTTGGGGGVGVRIIRCMAHPRRVRMVAKQIMRELSDMLLTDKVLQSAILPEVALGADRYLSSLTTISDVEISSDLQVVKVYVSVFGDERGKEVSLAGLKSKAKYVRSELGKRMKLRLTPEIRFIEDESLERGSRVLEILDRIKDENEKKVIEGEADNFEELSDRGNNDVEWEGDDLDDEGIIYVK; translated from the exons ATGACGCATCTTCAAATCCACCGCTCGCCGGTAGCTCCGCCATGTTCAATCGCAAACTTATCGCCGTGGTTCTGCCGTATTTCTTCCTTTTCCCTCCTGAAGACATCGCCGCGCGGGATAAGTACCACCACCGGCGGTGGCGGCGGTGTAGGAGTCAGAATAATCAGGTGTATGGCCCACCCTAGAAGAGTGAGAATGGTGGCGAAGCAGATAATGAGGGAGCTATCCGATATGTTGCTTACCGATAAGGTTTTGCAGTCTGCAATTCTACCTGAAGTTGCTTTAGGCGCGGATCGGTATCTCTCCTCCCTCACGACAATTAGTGACGTTGAAATTTCTTCTGATTTGCAG GTAGTTAAAGTATATGTATCTGTTTTTGGTGATGAAAGAGGAAAAGAAGTCTCCCTTGCTGGGCTCAAGTCAAAAGCAAAATATGTTCGCAGTGAGTTGGGTAAGCGTATGAAGTTGCGGCTCACTCCTGAGATTCGTTTCATAGAAGATGAGTCTCTTGAACGAGGAAGCAGG GTACTTGAAATACTGGATCGGATAAAGGATGAGAATGAGAAAAAAGTAATAGAAGGTGAAGCTGATAATTTCGAAGAGCTATCTGATAGAGGCAACAATGATGTTGAGTGGGAGGGAGATGACCTTGACGATGAAGGGATCATATATGTAAAGTAA